In the genome of Parus major isolate Abel chromosome 2, Parus_major1.1, whole genome shotgun sequence, one region contains:
- the SFRP4 gene encoding secreted frizzled-related protein 4 gives MLRALVAVSLWLRVSPRAQGAPCEAVRIPMCRSMPWNITRMPNHLHHSTQENAVLAIEQYEELVATGCSPVLPFFLCAMYAPICTLEFLYDPIKPCRSVCQRARDGCEPIMRRYNHSWPESLACDDLPVYDRGVCISPEAIVTDVPEDVKWTDFTQGFMVPDRPLEPDCRSRGQERCRCKKTKPTLSTYLAKNYSYIIHAKVKSVERGNCNEITTVVEVKDILKSSTPIPLSQVPLLTNSSCQCPPLQPKQDVLIMCYEWRSRLMLLDGCLVEKWKDQLNRRFKRWEQRLQEQKRRTARSKNQNSGRSGQSGALKPQTKNTNPLISGPKKAIKIRNGQKEINPKKV, from the exons atgctGCGCGCCTTGGTGGCGGTGTCCCTGTGGCTGCGGGTGAGCCCGCGGGCGCAGGGCGCGCCGTGTGAGGCGGTGCGCATCCCCATGTGCCGCTCCATGCCCTGGAATATCACCCGCATGCCCAACCACCTCCACCACAGCACCCAGGAAAACGCCGTCCTCGCTATCGAACAGTACGAGGAGCTGGTGGCCACCGGCTGCAGCCCGGTCCTGCCCTTCTTCCTCTGCGCCATGTACGCCCCCATCTGCACCCTGGAGTTCCTCTACGACCCCATCAAGCCGTGCCGCTCCGTGTGCCAGCGCGCCCGCGACGGCTGCGAGCCCATTATGCGCCGCTACAACCACAGCTGGCCCGAGAGCCTGGCTTGCGACGACCTCCCCGTCTACGACCGCGGCGTCTGCATCTCCCCAGAGGCCATCGTCACCGACGTGCCGGAGG ATGTGAAGTGGACGGACTTCACGCAGGGCTTTATGGTGCCGGACAGACCCCTGGAGCCTGACTGCAGGAGCCGCGGCCAGG AGCGGTGCAGGTGCAAAAAGACAAAGCCTACGCTGTCAACCTACTTGGCCAAGAACTACAGCTACA tcATTCACGCTAAAGTAAAAAGCGTAGAAAGAGGGAACTGCAATGAGATAACGACTGTGGTTGAAGTCAAAGACATACTCAAGTCTTCAACGCCAATTCCTCTGTCCCAAGTGCCTCTTCTTACAAATTCCTCCTGCCAGTGCCCGCCTCTTCAACCAAAGCAGGATGTTCTCATCATGTGCTATGAGTGGCGCTCAAG gTTGATGCTTCTTGATGGATGTCTAGTTGAAAAATGGAAGGACCAACTAAACAGAAGATTTAAG AGGTGGGAACAGAGACTCCAAGAGCAAAAGCGGCGAACTGCACGCAGTAAGAACCAGAATTCAGGACGCAGTGGTCAGAGTGGAGCCCTGAAACCACAAACCAAGAACACCAACCCACTGATCAGTGGCCCCAAAAAGGccattaaaataagaaatggcCAGAAAGAAATCAACCCAAAAAAAGTATGA
- the EPDR1 gene encoding mammalian ependymin-related protein 1, with amino-acid sequence MARPAAGRQLRPGPGPPLRLLLLLGVLLLRGGAAAGAEPCQAPRQWEGRTVFYDHSSGRNTRAAVSYDGPNQRLRILEERKALIPCKKFFEYILLYKDAVMFQIEQVTKLCSKIALTEPWDPYDIPANSTYEDQYYIGGPGDEVMVQEWSDRKPARKLESWVGVYTVKDCYPVQETYTKNYSVTTSTRFFDIHPGITDPSVFTPPSTCQAAQLTRMKDEC; translated from the exons ATGGCGCGGCCGGCGGCCGGGCGGCAGCTGCGCCCGGGACCGGGGCCGCCGCTGcggctgctcctgctgctgggcgTGCTCCTGCTGCGCGGtggagcggcggcgggggccGAGCCGTGCCAGGCGCCGCGGCAGTGGGAAGGGCGCACCGTGTTCTACGACCACAGCTCGGGCCGCAACACGCGGGCCGCCGTCTCCTACGACGGCCCCAACCAGCGCCTCCGCAtcctggaggagaggaaggcGCTCATCCCCTGCAAGAA GTTCTTTGAATATATATTGCTCTACAAAGATGCGGTGATGTTTCAGATTGAACAAGTTACAAAGCTTTGTTCAAAGATTGCTCTGACAGAGCCATGGGATCCATATGATATTCCTGCTAATTCAACTTATGAAGATCAGTACTACATTGGGGGACCTGGAGATGAAGTTATGGTACAGGAATGGTCTGACAGAAAACCAGCCAGGAAAT TGGAATCCTGGGTCGGCGTTTACACCGTCAAAGACTGTTACCCAGTACAGGAAACCTACACCAAGAACTACAGTGTGACAACCTCCACTCGCTTCTTCGACATCCATCCGGGCATCACAGACCCCTCCGTGTTCACCCCACCCAGCACCTGCCAGGCAGCCCAGCTGACGAGGATGAAAGATGAATGCTGA